One window of Caloenas nicobarica isolate bCalNic1 chromosome 7, bCalNic1.hap1, whole genome shotgun sequence genomic DNA carries:
- the SEMA4G gene encoding semaphorin-4G, with protein sequence MSSSTAHLLTTLFMAAAAAMGYPSRRSATDLDATPRTTVTFDELSGVRRFSGRSLNYSTLLLEDDQGILYVGARGAIFALNSSDVADGSHRTIHWEASPEKQMDCLQKGKNNKTECFNHVRFLQRLNSTHLYACGTYAFHPLCATIDADRFMLPSHFEEGKEKCPYDPARGYTGLIVDGGLYTATRYEFRSLPDIRRNLHQRPLKTEESPLHWLNDAEFVASVLVRESKDSPVGDDDKIYYFFTERAGEETTSFFDKNQVARVARVARVCKSDVGGKKILQRKWTSFMKARLVCYIPYYEVLHSVCSLDGGGWASTVFYAAFTLSAQWRTMEASAVCRYSISAVQRAFEGPYMEYQDSARKWSRYDGAVPEPRPGSCITDHSRRKGYNSSQDLPNSVLDFVKLHPLMFEEVKPVGGGPLLVKKNVAYSRLAVDRVQALDGHSYDVLFMGTGDGWIQKAVVVGSSIHIVEEVQVFRDPQPVESLVISHAQRSLYVGAASGVLQVPLSSCDRYVSCYDCILARDPYCAWDGRGCRTITTADRTGLVQDIQSGNKGCRSSFGRGSLLWKNRTVLRGDDVLLPCDQRSNLARAVWLLNGSEVPAAGQDRLRVGVDGLLVTDTLLQHSGEYRCYGEEQGLQTLLAAYSLTVLPELPRGPTAAPRPHAASQAAGDMKVAYVSAIVTLVVLCAVLSTILLYVSCLEKRKGKYVLGEPRPASVELQTVSANCLRKGRREEEEEDEEGLAYPDGCLRIIPGEAPTAATSPVKEVPVAVPPLPPPPPLPAELTNGVGALPSVLRKMNGNSYMLLQQQEEPLASPLYSASFTEELSKILEKRKHTQLVEKLDESSV encoded by the exons ATGAGCAGCAGCACGGCCCATCTCCTGACGACTCTCttcatggcggcggcggcggcgatgGGCTACCCGTCACGGCGGTCTGCCACTGACCTGGATGCCACCCCCAGGACAACAGTCACCTTTGACG AACTCTCAGGTGTCCGGCGCTTCAGCGGGCGCAGCCTCAACTACAGcaccctgctgctggaggacGACCAGGGCATCCTCTATGTGGGCGCCAGGGGAGCCATCTTCGCCCTCAACTCCAGCGACGTGGCCGACGGCTCCCACCGCACG ATCCACTGGGAAGCCTCTCCGGAGAAGCAGATGGACTGCCTGCAGAAGGGCAAAAACAACAAG ACCGAGTGCTTCAACCACGTGCGGTTCCTGCAGCGGCTGAACAGCACCCACCTCTACGCCTGTGGCACCTACGCCTTCCACCCACTCTGTGCCACCATC GATGCTGACAGGTTCATGTTGCCATCCCACTTTGAGGAAGGCAAGGAGAAATGCCCATATGACCCTGCCCGTGGCTACACTGGCCTCATCGTGG ACGGCGGCTTGTACACGGCCACGCGCTACGAGTTTCGGAGCCTGCCCGACATCCGGAGGAACCTGCACCAGCGGCCGCTGAAGACAGAGGAGTCCCCGCTGCACTGGCTGAATG ATGCTGAGTTTGTGGCCTCTGTGCTGGTCCGGGAAAGCAAGGACAGCCCTGTGGGTGACGATGACAAAATCTACTACTTCTTCACGGAGCGGGCAGGCGAGGAGACCACGTCCTTCTTTGACAAGAACCAGGTGGCCCGAGTGGCCCGGGTGGCCCGTGTCTGCAAG AGTGATGTAGGGGGGAAGAAGATCCTGCAGCGCAAGTGGACGTCCTTCATGAAGGCACGCCTCGTCTGCTACATCCCCTACTACGAGGTGCTGCACAGCGTCTGCAGCCTGGACGGGGGCGGCTGGGCCAGCACTGTCTTCTATGCTGCCTTCACCCTCTCGGCGCAGTg GAGGACCATGGAGGCCTCGGCTGTGTGCCGCTACAGCATCTCGGCGGTGCAGCGCGCCTTTGAGGGCCCCTACATGGAGTACCAGGACTCGGCTCGCAAGTGGTCCCGCTATGATGGCGCGGTGCCTGAGCCCCGGCCCGGCTCT TGCATCACGGACCACTCCCGCAGGAAGGGTTACAACTCCTCGCAGGACCTGCCCAACAGTGTCCTGGACTTTGTCAAGCTGCACCCGCTGATGTTCGAGGAGGTGAAGCCGGTCGGTGGGGGGCCACTGTTGGTGAAGAAGAACGTGGCCTACAGCCGGCTGGCCGTGGACAGGGTGCAGGCTCTTGATGGCCATTCCTACGATGTGCTGTTCATGGGGACAG GGGACGGCTGGATCCAGAAGGCTGTGGTGGTGGGTTCCAGCATCCACATCGTGGAGGAGGTGCAGGTGTTCAGGGACCCACAGCCCGTGGAGAGCCTGGTGATCTCCCACGCCCAG CGGAGCCTGTACGTTGGGGCAGCCAGTGGGGTCCTGCAGGTGCCCCTGTCCTCCTGCGACAGGTATGTCTCCTGCTACGACTGCATCCTCGCCCGGGACCCCTACTGCGCCTGGGACGGCCGGGGCTGCCGCACCATCACCACTGCTGACAG GACGGGGCTGGTGCAGGACATTCAGAGTGGCAACAAGGGATGCCGGAGCAGCTTCGGGCGGG GCTCCCTGCTGTGGAAGAACCGGACGGTGCTGCGGGGGGATGATGTGCTGCTGCCCTGCGACCAGCGCTCCAACCTGGCCCGGGCTGTCTGGCTGCTGAACGGCAGCGAGGTGCCGGCTGCGGGGCAGGACCGGCTGCGTGTTGGGGTGGATGGGCTGCTGGTGACAGACACGCTGCTCCAGCACAGCGGCGAGTACCGCTGCTacggggaggagcagggacTGCAGACGCTGCTGGCTGCCTACAGCCTCACCGTGCTGCCTGAGCTGCCCCGCggccccacggctgccccacgGCCCCATGCTGCCAGCCAGGCGGCCGGTGACATGAAGGTGGCCTACGTGTCTGCCATTGTCACCTTGGTAGTGCTGTGTGCCGTGCTCAGCACCATCCTCCTCTACGTCTCCTGTCTGGAGAAGCGCAAAGGCAAGTACGTGCTCGGGGAGCCGCGGCCGGCCAGCGTGGAGCTGCAGACTGTCTCGGCCAACTGCCTGCGCAAGGGCCgccgggaggaggaggaggaggatgaagaagggCTTGCCTACCCTGACGGCTGCCTACGGATCATCCCCGGCGAGGCACCCACAGCTGCCACCTCCCCGGTGAAGGAGGTGCCGGTCGCCGtgcccccgctgccgccgcccccgccACTGCCGGCTGAGCTCACCAACGGCGTGGGGGCTCTGCCCAGTGTCCTGCGCAAGATGAATGGCAACAGCTACAtgttgctgcagcagcaggaggagccgCTGGCCTCCCCTCTCTACAGCGCGTCCTTCACTGAGGAACTCAGCAAGATCCTGGAGAAGCGGAAACACACGCAGCTGGTGGAGAAGCTGGACGAGAGCTCCGTgtag
- the MRPL43 gene encoding large ribosomal subunit protein mL43 — MTARGSPSRFLAAVLHNGVGRYVRQLQRLQLLFSPTAADSRGARQFVEEAALDFAQQHPDVVLYISPRPGLAPALLAEYLNGTVREELIASKTSEEIVQLATKLAGQSGLDIIRIRKPFHTNNPSVQGQWHPLTNKPSALTVQGPRLQPQ, encoded by the exons ATGACGGCCCGCGGGTCCCCCAGCCGGTTCCTGGCCGCCGTCCTGCACAACGGCGTGGGCCGCTACGTGCGGCAGCTCCAgcgcctccagctcctcttcagcCCCACCGCGGCCGACTCCCGCGGCGCCAG GCAGTTCGTGGAAGAGGCAGCGCTGGACTTCGCCCAGCAACACCCCGACGTGGTCCTGTACATcagcccccgccccgggctGGCCCCCGCGCTGCTGGCCGAGTACC TGAACGGGACAGTGCGGGAGGAGCTGATCGCCAGCAAGACAAGCGAGGAGATCGTGCAATTGGCCACCAAGCTCGCCGGCCAGTCTGGCCTGGACATCATCCGCATCCGCAAGCCCTTCCACACCAACAACCCCAGCGTGCAGGGCCAGTGGCACCCGCTCACCAACAAACCCTCCGCCCTCACCGTCCAGGGCCCACGGCTGCAGCCCCAATAA